A genomic stretch from Chitinophaga agri includes:
- a CDS encoding efflux transporter outer membrane subunit, translating into MTLKYIHLSFISFLIVAGLAACRVGRNYERPSLALPAHYNDSAAAASADSSIATLEWKQFFADTTLQGLIGRALSGNYDLQLAIKRIETAQAYLKQAKLGWLPTVNLQATASTSIPSKNSLNGTSLNTFLGTDHIEDYNLSAGLSWEIDIWGKIKRRKEAALASYLGTFEGMHAVQTGLVSNIANSYYNLLMLDAQLNIARSNVALSDTIVQMIRLQKTAGEATELAVQQAEAQRQTAALLIPQLEQAKAIEQNTLRILAGDLPGTIDYTTTLINTPLRDIMPAGVPAALLSNRPDVKELELALVAANAQVGVAQASMYPSLNITANGGVNAFKASDWFTLPSSLFGMVAGGLTQPVFQRGQLKTNLEVAKIAREEAVIRFRQVALNAIGEVSNSLVKLDKLKEQQEIATSQVNTLALATSHARMLFRSGMANYLDVITAQSRSLQASLTQADITRQQLSASVELYRSLGGGWK; encoded by the coding sequence ATGACACTAAAATATATTCATCTTTCATTCATCTCTTTCCTAATAGTTGCTGGATTAGCAGCATGCCGGGTGGGCCGCAATTACGAACGGCCCTCCCTCGCCCTGCCTGCCCACTATAATGATTCGGCAGCTGCAGCATCGGCTGACAGCAGCATTGCGACGCTGGAATGGAAACAGTTCTTTGCGGATACGACACTGCAGGGGTTAATAGGAAGGGCGCTGAGCGGAAACTATGATTTGCAGCTGGCTATTAAACGTATAGAAACGGCACAGGCATATCTGAAACAGGCGAAATTAGGATGGTTGCCAACAGTAAATCTTCAGGCAACAGCGTCTACTTCCATCCCTTCCAAGAACAGCTTAAATGGTACCAGTCTGAATACATTCCTCGGTACTGATCACATTGAAGATTATAACCTCAGCGCTGGTCTCTCCTGGGAGATCGACATATGGGGTAAGATCAAACGTCGTAAGGAAGCAGCCCTGGCCAGTTACCTGGGCACTTTCGAAGGGATGCACGCTGTGCAGACAGGTCTCGTGTCCAATATTGCCAATAGTTACTATAACCTGCTGATGCTGGATGCACAGCTGAACATTGCAAGAAGTAACGTGGCATTAAGCGACACCATCGTACAAATGATCCGTTTGCAAAAGACGGCCGGTGAGGCGACCGAACTCGCCGTACAACAGGCAGAGGCGCAAAGACAGACAGCTGCTTTGCTGATACCACAGCTGGAGCAGGCGAAGGCCATTGAGCAGAATACGCTACGTATACTGGCAGGTGACCTGCCGGGTACGATCGATTATACGACTACGCTCATCAATACGCCACTGAGAGATATCATGCCGGCAGGCGTACCGGCAGCGCTGCTGAGTAACAGACCCGATGTTAAAGAGCTGGAACTGGCACTGGTAGCTGCGAATGCGCAAGTAGGCGTTGCGCAGGCCAGTATGTACCCATCATTGAACATTACTGCGAACGGCGGTGTGAATGCATTTAAGGCAAGCGACTGGTTTACATTGCCTTCTTCTTTGTTTGGTATGGTAGCGGGAGGATTGACACAACCAGTCTTCCAGCGCGGACAACTGAAAACGAACCTGGAGGTAGCAAAGATCGCGCGGGAGGAGGCTGTGATCCGTTTCCGTCAGGTAGCACTGAATGCGATCGGAGAGGTGTCTAATTCACTTGTGAAACTGGACAAACTGAAAGAACAGCAGGAGATCGCTACCAGTCAGGTGAACACGCTGGCGCTGGCCACTTCACATGCGAGAATGCTTTTCCGTAGTGGGATGGCTAACTACCTGGACGTGATCACTGCGCAGAGCAGGTCACTACAGGCGTCATTGACACAGGCGGATATTACCCGTCAGCAGCTAAGTGCTTCTGTAGAATTATACAGAAGTCTTGGAGGAGGTTGGAAGTGA
- a CDS encoding alpha/beta hydrolase produces MSKEIKLPLDPDVDPAIDSKVKAFLHALNTSGGQPLETLSPVDARAVLTGAQESVQVDTSGVEFSEKTITSEGLTVKLDIVRPAGVSGKLPVFMFFHGGGWVLGDFPTHKRLVRDLVVASGAVAVFPNYTPAPEAKYPTQINEAYAATKWVAEHGDEIGVDGKNLALAGNSVGGNMTAVVALLAKEKQGPAIKGQALLWPVTNADFETGSYNEFATGRFLTKDMMIWFFDNYSTVAQRSDIHISPLQATTEQLKGLPQALVIVAENDVLRDEGEAYARKLDQAGVPVALARYQGMIHDWGLLNPLATVPGTQSAMRHVGAELKKFLQ; encoded by the coding sequence ATGAGTAAAGAGATCAAGTTACCACTGGATCCTGATGTTGATCCAGCTATAGACAGTAAAGTAAAAGCGTTCCTGCATGCATTAAATACAAGCGGTGGTCAGCCACTGGAAACATTATCTCCTGTTGATGCACGTGCTGTGCTGACAGGTGCACAGGAATCAGTGCAGGTTGATACATCAGGTGTGGAGTTTTCTGAAAAAACAATCACATCTGAAGGACTGACCGTTAAGCTGGATATCGTGCGTCCTGCAGGTGTAAGCGGTAAGCTGCCTGTGTTCATGTTCTTCCATGGTGGCGGCTGGGTACTGGGTGATTTCCCTACTCACAAGAGATTGGTACGTGACCTTGTTGTTGCTTCAGGAGCAGTAGCAGTGTTCCCTAATTATACACCGGCACCGGAAGCTAAATATCCTACACAGATCAATGAAGCCTATGCTGCCACAAAATGGGTGGCAGAACATGGTGACGAAATAGGCGTAGACGGTAAGAACCTGGCACTGGCGGGTAACAGCGTAGGTGGTAACATGACAGCTGTTGTAGCTTTGCTGGCAAAGGAAAAACAAGGTCCTGCCATTAAGGGACAGGCGCTGCTCTGGCCTGTGACGAACGCAGACTTCGAAACAGGATCATACAATGAATTTGCAACCGGTCGTTTCCTCACCAAGGACATGATGATCTGGTTCTTCGATAACTATTCTACCGTGGCGCAGCGCAGCGATATTCATATTTCTCCGTTGCAGGCGACAACAGAACAGCTGAAAGGGTTGCCACAGGCACTGGTGATAGTAGCCGAAAATGATGTGCTGCGTGATGAAGGTGAAGCGTATGCACGTAAGCTGGACCAGGCAGGCGTTCCTGTAGCACTGGCACGTTATCAGGGTATGATCCATGACTGGGGATTGTTAAACCCACTGGCGACCGTTCCTGGTACACAGTCTGCTATGAGGCACGTTGGTGCTGAACTGAAGAAGTTCCTGCAATAA
- a CDS encoding AraC family transcriptional regulator: MKYTEYCPLLKLEDIDANLPFQIQTFSDMPEDIMEHNATPHKQNYVEIIWITKGSGTLVLDLEMFDLQNNSIFCITPGQLHQLRTDEDMEGYVISFTETFLHMGEQEFDLMYNSGLFQAFSRSAGIRLTSDVAREMQEVALKMLKESKNVYLFKTEMLRRYLKIFLIYVTRQFQGPLQTVIQTRNLELVEKFKSLVEVHFKTHRKVADYAKLLAVTPNYLNEIIKKITAYPASYHIRQRIVLEAKRRVAYSDECMKEVAWYLGFSDIAHFSKFFKNATGTTFSDFRKECLVISPAH, encoded by the coding sequence ATGAAGTATACAGAATATTGTCCTTTATTAAAGCTCGAGGATATAGATGCTAATCTGCCGTTTCAGATCCAGACCTTCAGCGACATGCCGGAAGACATTATGGAGCACAATGCCACACCACACAAACAGAACTACGTAGAGATCATCTGGATCACTAAAGGAAGCGGCACCCTTGTACTGGATCTGGAAATGTTCGACCTGCAGAACAACAGCATCTTCTGTATTACTCCGGGACAGCTGCATCAGCTAAGAACAGATGAAGACATGGAAGGCTATGTCATCTCCTTTACCGAAACCTTTCTTCATATGGGTGAACAGGAGTTTGACCTGATGTATAACTCCGGTCTGTTCCAGGCGTTCTCACGTTCTGCCGGTATCAGACTGACCAGCGATGTCGCCAGGGAAATGCAGGAAGTAGCCTTAAAGATGCTGAAAGAAAGTAAAAACGTATACCTCTTCAAAACGGAGATGTTGCGCCGTTACCTGAAGATATTCCTGATATATGTTACCCGTCAGTTCCAGGGACCTTTACAAACCGTTATTCAGACACGTAACCTGGAACTGGTAGAGAAATTCAAGTCACTGGTAGAAGTACATTTCAAGACACACCGGAAAGTGGCGGACTACGCAAAGCTACTCGCTGTAACGCCTAATTACCTGAATGAGATCATTAAGAAGATCACGGCGTATCCCGCCAGCTATCATATCCGTCAGCGTATTGTACTGGAGGCGAAAAGAAGGGTGGCCTATTCTGATGAGTGTATGAAAGAAGTAGCATGGTATCTGGGTTTTTCTGACATCGCGCACTTTAGCAAATTCTTTAAGAATGCAACAGGAACTACTTTCTCTGATTTCAGAAAGGAATGTCTTGTTATCAGTCCTGCACACTAA
- a CDS encoding carboxymuconolactone decarboxylase family protein, protein MIDFSVPTREQIYPGNEAAFDTLHKRLGMVPNLYATIAYSENGLNKYLAFQTAKTSLYNREREVVNLVMAQVNGCRYCQSVYTALGRKNGIPEEELIAIRMGSSSHPRLHALAALTKEIAENKGRASAECLNRFFEAGYDKGNLVDLILQISDNIAMNYLYNLTQIEIDFPLAPELQEENDA, encoded by the coding sequence ATGATAGACTTTAGCGTACCGACAAGAGAACAGATTTATCCTGGAAACGAAGCGGCCTTTGACACATTGCATAAAAGACTTGGAATGGTGCCGAATTTATACGCAACGATCGCCTATTCCGAAAATGGACTCAACAAATACCTGGCCTTCCAGACTGCAAAGACCTCCCTGTATAACCGCGAAAGAGAGGTCGTGAACCTGGTCATGGCACAGGTCAACGGTTGCCGTTACTGCCAGAGTGTATATACTGCTCTCGGTAGAAAGAACGGTATCCCGGAAGAGGAACTGATCGCTATCAGGATGGGTAGTAGCAGCCATCCCCGGTTACATGCACTGGCTGCACTGACAAAAGAGATCGCCGAAAATAAGGGCAGGGCTTCCGCGGAGTGTCTGAATCGCTTCTTTGAAGCAGGATATGATAAGGGAAACCTTGTTGACCTCATCCTGCAGATCAGCGATAACATCGCTATGAACTACCTCTATAATTTAACGCAGATAGAAATAGACTTCCCGTTAGCTCCCGAGCTTCAGGAAGAGAATGACGCCTGA
- a CDS encoding AraC family transcriptional regulator, which yields MTKAIHSYATPQASKSRAAQMSVPEEKPHVPFEIYRLEDLSGNSHLNDGVPHLHNSFELVWVLDGSGNYFVDNEQHDVGPDQIYCLTPGQLHQFRPDHQTRGFVLTFSPEFLFMPQDNAALIFHSSSFHKLSGTTIIPLTSEIREEMEDLAGKMVREFENFFLLRSEILRGLLNIFMIYLTRQYRPAVLPAIKAGNKTLVNRFFAIVEKKYMEYKLVAEYADELAVTPNHLNEMVKKISGFPASHHIRQRVVLEAKRLATYSGSSMKEIAYSLGFDDIAHFSKFFKNFSGRSFTDYKKDAMQQFLSI from the coding sequence ATGACAAAAGCTATTCACAGTTATGCAACGCCGCAAGCCTCAAAGAGCAGAGCCGCACAGATGTCTGTCCCGGAAGAAAAACCGCACGTGCCGTTTGAGATCTATAGACTGGAGGACCTATCCGGGAATAGTCACTTAAACGATGGTGTACCTCATCTGCACAACAGTTTTGAACTGGTATGGGTACTCGATGGGAGTGGTAATTACTTTGTAGATAATGAGCAACATGACGTTGGCCCTGATCAGATCTACTGCCTTACGCCGGGACAGCTGCATCAGTTCCGGCCAGATCACCAGACCCGCGGATTCGTACTGACCTTCAGTCCTGAATTCCTGTTTATGCCGCAGGATAATGCGGCGCTTATTTTTCATTCCAGTTCCTTTCATAAACTGTCTGGTACTACCATCATCCCGCTGACCAGCGAGATCAGGGAGGAAATGGAAGACCTGGCAGGTAAGATGGTACGGGAGTTTGAAAACTTTTTTCTGCTCAGATCTGAAATACTGCGTGGCCTGCTCAATATCTTCATGATCTACCTCACCCGTCAGTATCGTCCGGCTGTGTTACCGGCTATAAAAGCTGGTAATAAAACACTGGTTAACCGGTTTTTCGCCATTGTTGAAAAGAAATATATGGAGTATAAGCTTGTTGCCGAATATGCGGATGAACTGGCCGTTACGCCCAATCATCTCAATGAGATGGTCAAGAAAATATCCGGCTTCCCTGCCAGTCATCACATCCGGCAGCGGGTTGTGCTCGAAGCGAAGCGCCTCGCTACCTATTCCGGGTCCAGCATGAAAGAGATCGCCTATAGCCTCGGCTTTGATGATATTGCACACTTCAGTAAGTTCTTTAAGAATTTCTCCGGTAGAAGCTTTACCGATTACAAGAAAGATGCGATGCAGCAGTTTTTAAGTATATAA
- a CDS encoding serine hydrolase domain-containing protein translates to MKRGLFLILLLLNSTHSIAQQRLGNLNIYFNQIAQQQLLNGNILLAVKGRTIYQRSFGHADLATGILNTDSSRFNLASISKIFTSTAILQLKEKGLLTLEDHLQAYFPDFPYADITIRHLLTHTSGLPDLELYESLISAFPDTIVTNAIIIPTLIKEKRTLYFLPGDKFRYSNTNYSLLALLVEKLSGQSFSDYLQQHIFQPAGMLRTSCDTYSFRPSDKHIVTAHVYEKMYDATRTNISAIKRYRYTDYNNSAAVGASNIVTTTGDLQLFDRAFFEGRLLHQASMQEAFTPVCLNSGDTLWEHMDTMKGEGRGSYGLGWDIFEQPGTGRAVGHGGFKFGLATFYYRNLDRQETIIAFDNYAGAPFGDVITSAYHILHEQAPLHTHRKTSLARLFGQAIIQYGMENAVSCLYTFKSDTSHYYISEREMNTLGYEFLYLSAFPAHQQLAVETFMINMLLFPDSFNTYDSYAEALSVTGKTQEAILMYRRSIALNPDNKEGAKALQRLLSRP, encoded by the coding sequence ATGAAACGCGGACTTTTCCTCATACTCTTATTGCTCAATTCTACACATAGCATTGCGCAGCAACGGTTAGGGAATCTCAATATTTACTTTAACCAGATAGCACAACAACAGCTCCTGAACGGGAATATACTGCTGGCAGTAAAAGGCAGGACGATCTATCAACGGTCCTTCGGTCATGCTGACCTGGCGACTGGCATATTGAATACAGATAGTTCCAGGTTTAACCTGGCTTCCATTTCGAAGATATTTACCTCCACTGCTATCCTGCAGTTAAAAGAAAAAGGACTGCTGACACTGGAAGATCATTTACAGGCATATTTTCCGGATTTCCCCTATGCTGATATCACTATCAGGCATCTGTTGACCCATACATCCGGACTACCCGACCTGGAGTTATATGAATCGTTAATAAGCGCCTTTCCGGACACGATTGTAACAAATGCGATCATTATTCCGACATTGATAAAGGAGAAACGGACACTGTATTTCCTGCCGGGAGATAAGTTCCGTTATTCCAATACCAACTATTCACTGCTGGCGCTGCTGGTAGAAAAGCTTAGTGGACAATCATTCAGCGACTACCTGCAGCAACACATATTTCAGCCGGCAGGGATGCTGCGAACCAGCTGCGACACCTATTCCTTCCGGCCATCGGATAAACATATTGTTACCGCTCATGTGTATGAAAAAATGTATGACGCTACCCGTACCAATATATCGGCGATCAAAAGATACCGTTATACGGATTATAATAACAGTGCGGCAGTGGGTGCGTCCAATATTGTGACGACAACCGGTGATCTGCAATTGTTTGACAGGGCTTTCTTTGAAGGCAGGTTATTACATCAGGCGTCCATGCAGGAAGCGTTCACACCAGTTTGTCTCAATAGCGGAGATACCCTCTGGGAGCACATGGATACAATGAAAGGTGAAGGCAGGGGGAGTTATGGCCTGGGGTGGGATATCTTTGAACAACCTGGTACCGGTAGGGCCGTAGGGCATGGAGGATTTAAATTCGGCCTGGCTACATTCTATTACAGGAATCTTGACCGGCAGGAAACAATTATTGCGTTTGATAACTATGCAGGAGCACCGTTTGGTGATGTGATTACATCCGCTTATCATATACTGCATGAGCAGGCCCCATTACACACACACCGGAAAACGTCACTGGCCAGGTTGTTTGGTCAGGCGATCATTCAATATGGAATGGAGAATGCGGTAAGTTGTCTGTATACATTTAAAAGTGACACCAGTCATTATTACATCAGTGAGCGGGAGATGAACACACTGGGATATGAGTTCCTGTATTTATCAGCTTTTCCGGCACACCAGCAGTTAGCCGTAGAAACATTTATGATCAATATGCTGCTATTTCCTGATAGTTTCAATACTTATGACAGCTATGCAGAGGCATTGTCAGTAACAGGAAAGACGCAGGAGGCCATCCTTATGTACCGGCGATCCATTGCGTTAAACCCGGACAACAAAGAAGGGGCAAAAGCCCTCCAACGGTTACTCAGCCGGCCGTAA
- a CDS encoding caspase family protein, producing the protein MRYDSLPQIEARFKIDSASLLTPFSLQVPGEQLFLKGQLYKPGRTNYFYPTVHTKERIVLHFTAGNLRSDMQSLTTQDRHVSVPFVIARDGTIYQLFPSKNWSGHIGKGVGNENTQNAQDKVTIGIELSNYAYLVPHDGVLETVYSRQPVNGKPGPIDEYCALSNSEAFIKINQPFRDQSYYASYTPEQIESTIILLRYLTSTYNIPRQFLPEDKRYITTNDVLSFKGIVSHINYRSSGKWDIGPAFDWDTLISGVTAPAFLPAATSRSLHFVTRDLTAAIASEEEIVDKYAGVGDLNETGPEATDNEGYYPPSFEEDPLEGVTPASGKVFALLVGINAYAKVRQLHGCLNDVKQVEDYLRNRTPFDCRIEKLPDEQATRANVFKLFEEHLGQANEEDTVLFYYSGHGTQEDAAPVWEETDGKLECLVCYDGDAAKPADYLLTDKELRYMIGKLYEKTGAHIVTIFDCCHSGDNTRGQLINTAYASKEVIKRMVYNPDHNARYAGAFPQRDWNDFLFSKDIKEEDINGRKPDEFLPEGIHIQMAACESDQSAVEVSGEGVFTKKLLGALDACTGNVSYNELGSRIRQYLRFSFQQTPKIYVSGNRKGLMAAGFLNRSLTDQATVAEVTYNIKGWQLNLGAIHGVDENTKITVIDAADTSRKWVAITDKVFIDYSIISIDGSPGQDRAHKAFVEGLMSGKILLELNNVNGNPAEMARLLDDIESKAGGRFEFQSAAGENGRSADYTLHIRAGEAIITRANDPYRPVVRPLDIVKESGIPELVETLKHISQWHFIKELQNSTIPDGFPQQPLRMELTRIYPDGCREKLDTTMGNAVFHFEENETLWKGAMEIKLTNQTNQPLYVSALYLAIQFSSYIDYQYDIPVLLEPGKSMLVAKKGADRIRIRQDNFVREYNWPLSIETLKVITSTELFDVKALELGNLPAPYVLADREKGVVRSGMEIPKAIDTSEDEETVFTGWITQRLNFIFNNPSYNRIDEKTLQGLMEYEETAYYAAGLYFNLVEDVNGQPTGLQLKPEIKLPEDQRGIFGDAVLWIANTIETTQRKRLYNRLKNTDRLRIVAEGDSWFQYPIRLKDILDQLYKLYAIRSFAEAGDTLENYMKKKEYLKAIKEEEAQIFLVSGGGNDILGKQFREFLRAVPAENDGAYSRYLEDTFMKKLDDLEKWYRDMFTELHDRYPNLRILVHSYDYVIPVDTDLTPRKTSWLGKYMIEKNIKPQPEREEVIKFILNRFNERLQKIAADYAGIVYYIDARNTVERNSWYDEIHPTNDGFGLVADKFVAVIESLRPGLAPFIESVALSAQS; encoded by the coding sequence ATGAGATATGACTCCTTACCCCAGATCGAGGCGCGATTCAAGATTGATTCGGCTTCTCTGCTGACGCCATTTTCTCTGCAGGTTCCTGGTGAACAGCTGTTTCTAAAAGGACAATTGTATAAACCGGGCCGCACGAATTATTTTTATCCCACAGTTCATACGAAAGAACGGATCGTCCTTCATTTCACTGCGGGTAATCTGAGGTCCGACATGCAAAGTCTTACCACACAGGACAGACATGTGTCCGTTCCATTTGTGATCGCCAGGGATGGTACTATTTACCAGCTCTTTCCTTCTAAAAACTGGTCCGGCCATATTGGCAAGGGAGTAGGTAATGAAAACACACAGAATGCGCAGGATAAGGTGACCATAGGTATTGAACTATCTAACTATGCCTACCTCGTACCACATGATGGCGTACTGGAAACGGTTTATTCCCGTCAGCCGGTAAACGGCAAACCAGGTCCCATAGACGAATACTGTGCACTTAGTAACAGTGAGGCTTTCATCAAGATCAACCAGCCATTCCGTGATCAGTCCTATTATGCTTCCTATACCCCGGAACAGATAGAGAGTACTATTATCCTGCTGCGTTATCTGACCTCAACCTACAATATTCCGAGACAGTTCCTGCCGGAAGATAAAAGATATATTACAACGAATGATGTGCTCAGCTTTAAGGGTATCGTTTCTCATATTAACTACCGCTCTTCCGGTAAGTGGGATATAGGTCCTGCATTTGACTGGGATACACTCATCAGTGGTGTAACAGCACCAGCATTCCTTCCTGCTGCCACCAGCCGTTCGCTACACTTCGTAACCCGTGACCTTACTGCTGCTATCGCATCTGAAGAAGAGATCGTAGATAAGTATGCCGGAGTAGGCGACTTAAATGAAACCGGCCCTGAAGCAACAGATAATGAAGGATACTATCCGCCCAGCTTCGAGGAAGACCCGCTGGAAGGTGTCACTCCTGCCAGTGGTAAAGTATTTGCTTTGCTGGTAGGGATCAATGCATATGCGAAAGTACGTCAGCTGCATGGTTGTTTAAATGATGTGAAACAGGTGGAAGACTATCTCAGGAACCGTACACCATTCGACTGCCGCATTGAAAAACTGCCTGATGAGCAGGCAACCCGTGCCAATGTGTTCAAACTGTTCGAAGAGCATCTCGGACAGGCTAATGAAGAGGATACTGTCCTGTTTTATTATTCCGGCCACGGCACACAGGAAGATGCTGCGCCGGTATGGGAGGAGACCGATGGTAAACTGGAGTGCCTTGTTTGTTATGATGGAGATGCCGCCAAGCCGGCAGACTACCTGCTGACCGATAAGGAGCTGCGCTATATGATCGGAAAGCTGTATGAGAAGACAGGTGCGCACATCGTAACGATCTTTGATTGCTGCCACTCCGGCGACAATACACGCGGTCAGCTGATCAATACAGCTTATGCTAGCAAAGAAGTCATCAAACGTATGGTCTATAATCCGGACCATAACGCCCGTTACGCTGGTGCATTCCCGCAACGTGACTGGAATGACTTCCTGTTTAGTAAGGACATTAAAGAGGAAGACATCAATGGTCGTAAGCCGGATGAATTCCTCCCCGAAGGTATACACATACAGATGGCTGCCTGTGAAAGTGATCAGTCAGCTGTCGAAGTAAGCGGGGAAGGTGTGTTTACCAAAAAGCTCCTGGGCGCACTGGACGCCTGCACAGGCAACGTGTCTTACAATGAACTGGGCAGCCGCATCCGGCAATACCTGCGTTTCAGCTTTCAACAGACACCGAAGATCTATGTCTCCGGCAACAGGAAAGGGCTGATGGCCGCAGGTTTCCTCAACCGCAGCCTGACTGACCAGGCCACTGTTGCTGAAGTGACTTATAATATAAAAGGCTGGCAGCTGAACCTCGGCGCTATTCATGGTGTAGATGAAAATACAAAGATCACGGTGATAGATGCGGCTGACACAAGCCGTAAATGGGTAGCGATTACTGATAAAGTGTTTATTGACTATAGTATCATTTCTATTGATGGTAGTCCCGGCCAGGACAGGGCGCATAAGGCATTTGTAGAGGGGCTGATGAGTGGGAAGATCTTACTTGAACTGAATAATGTCAATGGCAATCCTGCGGAGATGGCCAGGTTGCTGGACGATATTGAAAGTAAAGCAGGTGGACGGTTTGAGTTCCAGAGTGCTGCCGGAGAGAACGGCCGCAGCGCTGACTATACCTTACATATCAGAGCAGGAGAGGCGATCATTACCCGCGCGAATGATCCTTATCGCCCGGTAGTACGCCCGCTGGACATTGTGAAGGAGAGTGGTATACCGGAACTGGTAGAAACCCTCAAACATATTTCACAATGGCACTTTATTAAAGAACTCCAGAACAGTACGATCCCTGATGGCTTCCCTCAACAGCCGCTCCGTATGGAACTCACCCGTATCTATCCTGATGGCTGCCGTGAGAAACTGGATACCACTATGGGCAACGCCGTTTTTCATTTCGAAGAGAATGAAACCCTCTGGAAAGGAGCGATGGAGATCAAGCTAACCAATCAGACGAACCAGCCTTTATATGTTTCGGCATTATACCTGGCAATACAGTTCAGCAGTTATATCGATTACCAGTATGATATACCTGTTTTGCTGGAACCAGGAAAATCGATGTTGGTGGCTAAAAAAGGAGCCGACAGGATCCGTATCCGTCAGGACAATTTTGTGAGGGAGTACAACTGGCCGCTCAGTATAGAAACACTGAAGGTTATTACCAGCACCGAACTCTTTGATGTAAAAGCACTGGAGCTGGGTAATCTGCCTGCGCCATACGTACTGGCTGACAGGGAAAAAGGCGTGGTAAGAAGCGGTATGGAAATTCCCAAAGCTATCGATACATCAGAAGATGAAGAAACCGTTTTTACCGGCTGGATCACGCAGCGACTTAACTTTATCTTTAATAATCCTTCATATAACCGCATTGATGAAAAGACCCTGCAGGGATTGATGGAGTATGAAGAGACGGCTTATTATGCCGCAGGACTGTATTTTAACTTAGTGGAAGACGTCAATGGACAACCCACCGGATTGCAGCTCAAACCAGAGATCAAGCTGCCTGAGGACCAGCGGGGCATCTTTGGAGATGCGGTGTTATGGATCGCCAATACCATCGAAACCACCCAGCGTAAGCGGTTATATAACCGGCTTAAAAATACGGACAGGCTCCGTATTGTGGCTGAAGGAGATTCCTGGTTCCAGTACCCCATCCGTCTGAAAGATATCCTGGATCAGCTGTATAAACTCTATGCTATCCGCAGCTTTGCAGAGGCAGGCGATACGCTGGAAAATTACATGAAGAAAAAGGAATACCTGAAAGCGATCAAAGAGGAGGAAGCTCAGATATTCCTGGTAAGTGGTGGCGGAAATGATATACTGGGAAAACAGTTCCGGGAGTTCCTGCGTGCTGTACCGGCAGAGAATGATGGTGCATACAGCCGTTACCTGGAAGATACGTTTATGAAGAAGCTGGACGACCTGGAGAAATGGTACCGGGACATGTTCACCGAATTACATGACCGGTATCCGAACCTGCGCATCCTGGTACATAGTTATGACTATGTTATACCGGTGGATACTGATCTCACGCCCAGGAAAACCAGCTGGCTGGGTAAATATATGATTGAGAAGAATATTAAGCCACAGCCGGAAAGGGAAGAAGTGATAAAGTTCATTCTGAACAGGTTCAACGAACGCCTGCAGAAAATAGCAGCAGATTATGCCGGCATCGTATACTATATAGATGCAAGGAATACCGTAGAACGTAATTCATGGTATGATGAAATTCATCCTACGAATGATGGATTCGGACTGGTTGCCGATAAGTTCGTTGCGGTGATAGAATCTCTGCGGCCTGGACTGGCGCCTTTTATTGAGTCAGTAGCTTTGTCTGCACAATCCTGA